The Vitis vinifera cultivar Pinot Noir 40024 chromosome 12, ASM3070453v1 genome has a segment encoding these proteins:
- the LOC100256290 gene encoding ribonuclease E/G-like protein, chloroplastic isoform X4 codes for MASASLGATLMDFHEAPSHRRHLHLLSPRSSLFPSDRLLFPYFYHHMPLENNVYRFTLCVGTHNSVLKSSIKSMRKGNSSTAFKGLCKVIWTIEADLEDGQLLYITGDPNVLGCWEPDMAVLMSPTEHTNLWKAEVKITCGINFKYNYFLKGDAWPSCDIIWKPGPEFSLLVPLHGKQDKKIMVRDSWMTSNARRPSAHIWGSWMEDSYFPAEHLISPPSRDEDEIAKCLKSDSLSKLFLDDLSVEDKSFSDNEDTISAMSKGLDSNGTVSMRDQPVEEPWLLQSSLIASKEEMVSNMSKNIDAAQVEVSHLKLLDQSYLHTEKLLPEEGTNLISKDDSVSTVILINSSICTMQRIAVLEDGSLVELLLEPVKSNVQCDSVYLGVVTKLVPHMGGAFVNIGSSRPSLMDIKRSREPFIFPPFHHGTKEKDNGSVFNTLRENPIAHENEHTSYDVEADDLREVDFQDDPVQFAHDDFEEHEVEDDFDVLIKKDLNGSIVDHGGVEVDFDDYSDGIENHIDSETINNFLPVELEKGFHDSQLPPLLEMKDSRQAYTVENKWAQVQKGTKIIVQVVKEGLGTKGPTLTAYPKLRSRFWVLLTCCNRIGVSKKISGVERTRLRVIAKTLQPKGFGLTVRTVAAGHTLEELQKDLEGLLSTWKNIVEHAKSAALAADEGVEGAIPVILHRAMGQTLSVVQDYFNEKVESMVVDSPRTYHEVTNYLQEIAPDLCDRVELYNKRVPLFDEFNIEEEINNILSKRVPLPNGGSLVIEQTEALVSIDVNGGHGMLGNGTSQEKAILDVNLAAAKQIARELRLRDIGGIIVVDFIDMLDDSNKRLVYEEVKKAVERDRSMVKVSELSRHGLMEITRKRVRPSVTFMISEPCSCCHGTGRVEALETSFSKIEQEICRLLAMTEEKADPENPNSWPRFILMVDRFMCNYLTSGKRTRLAILSSSLKVWILLKVARGFTRGAFEVKPFTDDKVNISSHQGPISMLRPTEAGTYNPRRNVTLFPIKKWKTGGK; via the exons ATGGCTTCCGCTTCTCTAGGCGCAACCCTCATGGACTTCCACGAAGCTCCTTCTCACCGCCGCCACCTCCACCTCCTCTCTCCACGCTCTTCCCTTTTCCCCTCCGACCGCTTGCTATTCCC GTACTTTTACCATCACATGCCGCTGGAGAATAATGTGTACAGATTCACTCTTTGTGTAGGCACTCATAATTCAGTCTTAAAGTCATCTATCAAGTCTATGAGGAAAG GCAACTCCAGCACCGCCTTCAAAGGGTTGTGCAAGGTCATTTGGACCATAGAAGCGGATTTGGAAGATGGGCAGCTTCTGTATATAACTGGGGATCCTAATGTCTTGGGTTGCTGGGAACCGGATATGGCTGTTCTAATGTCTCCTACTGAGCACACTAACTTATGGAAGGCTGAAGTCAAG ATAACTTGTGGGATAAATTTCAAgtataattatttcctaaaaggAGATGCATGGCCATCATGTGATATCATTTGGAAACCTGGCCCTGAATTTTCTCTATTGGTACCTCTTCATGGaaaacaagataaaaaaattatggtgcGGGATTCATGGATGACATCTAATGCCAGAAGGCCTTCAGCTCATATATGGGGGTCATGGATGGAGGATTCATACTTCCCTGCAGAACATTTGATCTCACCTCCCTCTAGAG ATGAAGATGAGATTGCCAAATGCCTTAAAAGTGATTCTCTGTCAAAGCTATTCTTAGATGATCTCTCAGTCGAGGATAAATCTTTCTCTGATAATGAGGATACAATTAGTGCTATGAGTAAAGGCTTAGATTCTAATGGAACAGTCTCTATGAGAGATCAGCCAGTTGAGGAGCCTTGGCTGCTCCAATCATCTCTTATTGCATCCAAGGAAGAGATGGTTTCCAACATGTCTAAAAATATAGATGCTGCACAAGTTGAGGTATCTCACTTAAAATTGCTTGATCAGAGTTACCTACATACAGAAAAGCTGTTGCCTGAAGAAGGGACTAATCTAATTTCTAAGGACGACTCTGTTTCTACTGTTATACTGATTAACTCTTCTATATGTACCATGCAAAGAATTGCTGTATTAGAAGACGGAAGTTTGGTTGAGTTATTGCTGGAACCAGTCAAAAGCAATGTGCAATGTGATAGTGTTTATTTAGGGGTTGTCACAAAACTTGTTCCTCACATGGGTGGTGCATTTGTAAATATCGGGAGTTCTAGACCTTCTCTTATGGACATAAAACGGAGTAGGGAACCATTCATATTCCCTCCATTTCATCatggaacaaaagaaaaagacaatggTTCTGTATTCAACACACTTAGAGAGAATCCTATAGCCCATGAAAATGAACACACATCATATGATGTCGAAGCTGATGATCTCAGAGAAGTTGACTTTCAGGATGATCCAGTACAATTTGCGCATGATGATTTTGAGGAGCATGAAGTTGAGGATGACTTTGATGTTCTTATTAAGAAAGATCTGAATGGCAGCATTGTCGATCATGGTGGGGTGGAAGTTGATTTTGATGACTACTCAGATGGAATAGAGAACCATATAGATAGTGAAACCATTAACAATTTCCTTCCTGTTGAATTAGAGAAAGGTTTTCATGATTCCCAGCTGCCCCCTCTTCTAGAGATGAAGGATTCTAGACAAGCATATACTGTTGAGAATAAGTGGGCACAGGTTCAGAAAGGCACCAAAATAATTGTACAAGTTGTTAAAGAGGGATTGGGTACAAAAGGTCCCACACTGACAGCTTATCCAAAATTAAGGAGCAGATTCTGG GTACTGCTTACTTGTTGCAACAGAATTGGAGTCTCAAAGAAAATTTCTGGCGTTGAGCGTACAAGATTGAGAGTCATTGCAAAAACTTTGCAGCCCAAGGGTTTTGGTCTGACTGTAAGGACTGTTGCTGCGGGTCATACCTTAGAGGAATTGCAGAAGGACTTGGAAGGCTTGCTCTCAACTTGGAAAAATATAGTGGAACATGCAAAATCTGCAGCTCTTGCAGCAGATGAAGGTGTGGAAGGGGCAATCCCTGTTATTTTGCATAGGGCAATGGGTCAAACTCTCTCCGTTGTCCAGGATTATTTCAATGAGAAG GTTGAGAGCATGGTAGTCGACTCACCAAGGACATATCATGAG GTTACTAACTACCTTCAGGAAATTGCTCCTGATCTTTGTGATCGAGTTGAGTTATACAATAAAAGGGTTCCTCTCTTTGATGAATTCAACATCGAAGAAGAGATCAATAATATTCTAAGTAAAAG GGTCCCACTCCCTAATGGAGGTTCTTTAGTGATTGAACAAACTGAGGCATTAGTCTCTATTGATGTGAATGGTGGGCACGGGATGCTTGGCAATGGCACTTCGCAAGAAAAAGCTATTCTTGATGTCAACCTTGCTGCAGCAAAACAA aTTGCAAGGGAGTTACGACTGAGAGATATTGGCGGCATCATCGTAGTAGATTTCATTGATATGTTGGATGACT CAAATAAGAGATTGGTGTATGAAGAAGTTAAGAAAGCTGTTGAGAGAGACCGGTCAATGGTGAAAGTTTCTGAATTGTCTAGGCATGGGCTTATGGAAATAACCAGAAAGAGG GTTCGACCTAGTGTGACGTTTATGATTAGCGAACCTTGCAGTTGCTGTCACGGTACTGGGAGAGTTGAAGCTTTGGAAACCTCCTTCTCAAAAATTGAACAAGAAATTTGCCGGTTGCTT GCAATGACAGAGGAGAAAGCTGACCCTGAAAATCCTAATTCCTGGCCAAGATTCATCCTGATGGTTGACCGCTTCATGTGTAACTACTTGACTTCAGGGAAAAGGACAAGACTGGCAATCTTGAGTAGTTCTCTCAAAGTCTGGATTCTTCTAAAG GTTGCCAGAGGTTTCACTAGGGGTGCGTTTGAGGTGAAACCTTTTACAGATGATAAAGTGAACATTAGTTCACATCAAGGTCCCATTTCGATGTTGCGACCAACAGAGGCTGGAACCTACAATCCCAGAAGGAATGTAACCCTCTTTCCAATCAAAAAATGGAAGACTGGTGGGAAATGA
- the LOC100256290 gene encoding ribonuclease E/G-like protein, chloroplastic isoform X2 yields MASASLGATLMDFHEAPSHRRHLHLLSPRSSLFPSDRLLFPYFYHHMPLENNVYRFTLCVGTHNSVLKSSIKSMRKGNSSTAFKGLCKVIWTIEADLEDGQLLYITGDPNVLGCWEPDMAVLMSPTEHTNLWKAEVKITCGINFKYNYFLKGDAWPSCDIIWKPGPEFSLLVPLHGKQDKKIMVRDSWMTSNARRPSAHIWGSWMEDSYFPAEHLISPPSRDEDEIAKCLKSDSLSKLFLDDLSVEDKSFSDNEDTISAMSKGLDSNGTVSMRDQPVEEPWLLQSSLIASKEEMVSNMSKNIDAAQVEVSHLKLLDQSYLHTEKLLPEEGTNLISKDDSVSTVILINSSICTMQRIAVLEDGSLVELLLEPVKSNVQCDSVYLGVVTKLVPHMGGAFVNIGSSRPSLMDIKRSREPFIFPPFHHGTKEKDNGSVFNTLRENPIAHENEHTSYDVEADDLREVDFQDDPVQFAHDDFEEHEVEDDFDVLIKKDLNGSIVDHGGVEVDFDDYSDGIENHIDSETINNFLPVELEKGFHDSQLPPLLEMKDSRQAYTVENKWAQVQKGTKIIVQVVKEGLGTKGPTLTAYPKLRSRFWVLLTCCNRIGVSKKISGVERTRLRVIAKTLQPKGFGLTVRTVAAGHTLEELQKDLEGLLSTWKNIVEHAKSAALAADEGVEGAIPVILHRAMGQTLSVVQDYFNEKVESMVVDSPRTYHEVTNYLQEIAPDLCDRVELYNKRVPLFDEFNIEEEINNILSKRVPLPNGGSLVIEQTEALVSIDVNGGHGMLGNGTSQEKAILDVNLAAAKQIARELRLRDIGGIIVVDFIDMLDDCEFDSVSNKRLVYEEVKKAVERDRSMVKVSELSRHGLMEITRKRVRPSVTFMISEPCSCCHGTGRVEALETSFSKIEQEICRLLAMTEEKADPENPNSWPRFILMVDRFMCNYLTSGKRTRLAILSSSLKVWILLKVARGFTRGAFEVKPFTDDKVNISSHQGPISMLRPTEAGTYNPRRNVTLFPIKKWKTGGK; encoded by the exons ATGGCTTCCGCTTCTCTAGGCGCAACCCTCATGGACTTCCACGAAGCTCCTTCTCACCGCCGCCACCTCCACCTCCTCTCTCCACGCTCTTCCCTTTTCCCCTCCGACCGCTTGCTATTCCC GTACTTTTACCATCACATGCCGCTGGAGAATAATGTGTACAGATTCACTCTTTGTGTAGGCACTCATAATTCAGTCTTAAAGTCATCTATCAAGTCTATGAGGAAAG GCAACTCCAGCACCGCCTTCAAAGGGTTGTGCAAGGTCATTTGGACCATAGAAGCGGATTTGGAAGATGGGCAGCTTCTGTATATAACTGGGGATCCTAATGTCTTGGGTTGCTGGGAACCGGATATGGCTGTTCTAATGTCTCCTACTGAGCACACTAACTTATGGAAGGCTGAAGTCAAG ATAACTTGTGGGATAAATTTCAAgtataattatttcctaaaaggAGATGCATGGCCATCATGTGATATCATTTGGAAACCTGGCCCTGAATTTTCTCTATTGGTACCTCTTCATGGaaaacaagataaaaaaattatggtgcGGGATTCATGGATGACATCTAATGCCAGAAGGCCTTCAGCTCATATATGGGGGTCATGGATGGAGGATTCATACTTCCCTGCAGAACATTTGATCTCACCTCCCTCTAGAG ATGAAGATGAGATTGCCAAATGCCTTAAAAGTGATTCTCTGTCAAAGCTATTCTTAGATGATCTCTCAGTCGAGGATAAATCTTTCTCTGATAATGAGGATACAATTAGTGCTATGAGTAAAGGCTTAGATTCTAATGGAACAGTCTCTATGAGAGATCAGCCAGTTGAGGAGCCTTGGCTGCTCCAATCATCTCTTATTGCATCCAAGGAAGAGATGGTTTCCAACATGTCTAAAAATATAGATGCTGCACAAGTTGAGGTATCTCACTTAAAATTGCTTGATCAGAGTTACCTACATACAGAAAAGCTGTTGCCTGAAGAAGGGACTAATCTAATTTCTAAGGACGACTCTGTTTCTACTGTTATACTGATTAACTCTTCTATATGTACCATGCAAAGAATTGCTGTATTAGAAGACGGAAGTTTGGTTGAGTTATTGCTGGAACCAGTCAAAAGCAATGTGCAATGTGATAGTGTTTATTTAGGGGTTGTCACAAAACTTGTTCCTCACATGGGTGGTGCATTTGTAAATATCGGGAGTTCTAGACCTTCTCTTATGGACATAAAACGGAGTAGGGAACCATTCATATTCCCTCCATTTCATCatggaacaaaagaaaaagacaatggTTCTGTATTCAACACACTTAGAGAGAATCCTATAGCCCATGAAAATGAACACACATCATATGATGTCGAAGCTGATGATCTCAGAGAAGTTGACTTTCAGGATGATCCAGTACAATTTGCGCATGATGATTTTGAGGAGCATGAAGTTGAGGATGACTTTGATGTTCTTATTAAGAAAGATCTGAATGGCAGCATTGTCGATCATGGTGGGGTGGAAGTTGATTTTGATGACTACTCAGATGGAATAGAGAACCATATAGATAGTGAAACCATTAACAATTTCCTTCCTGTTGAATTAGAGAAAGGTTTTCATGATTCCCAGCTGCCCCCTCTTCTAGAGATGAAGGATTCTAGACAAGCATATACTGTTGAGAATAAGTGGGCACAGGTTCAGAAAGGCACCAAAATAATTGTACAAGTTGTTAAAGAGGGATTGGGTACAAAAGGTCCCACACTGACAGCTTATCCAAAATTAAGGAGCAGATTCTGG GTACTGCTTACTTGTTGCAACAGAATTGGAGTCTCAAAGAAAATTTCTGGCGTTGAGCGTACAAGATTGAGAGTCATTGCAAAAACTTTGCAGCCCAAGGGTTTTGGTCTGACTGTAAGGACTGTTGCTGCGGGTCATACCTTAGAGGAATTGCAGAAGGACTTGGAAGGCTTGCTCTCAACTTGGAAAAATATAGTGGAACATGCAAAATCTGCAGCTCTTGCAGCAGATGAAGGTGTGGAAGGGGCAATCCCTGTTATTTTGCATAGGGCAATGGGTCAAACTCTCTCCGTTGTCCAGGATTATTTCAATGAGAAG GTTGAGAGCATGGTAGTCGACTCACCAAGGACATATCATGAG GTTACTAACTACCTTCAGGAAATTGCTCCTGATCTTTGTGATCGAGTTGAGTTATACAATAAAAGGGTTCCTCTCTTTGATGAATTCAACATCGAAGAAGAGATCAATAATATTCTAAGTAAAAG GGTCCCACTCCCTAATGGAGGTTCTTTAGTGATTGAACAAACTGAGGCATTAGTCTCTATTGATGTGAATGGTGGGCACGGGATGCTTGGCAATGGCACTTCGCAAGAAAAAGCTATTCTTGATGTCAACCTTGCTGCAGCAAAACAA aTTGCAAGGGAGTTACGACTGAGAGATATTGGCGGCATCATCGTAGTAGATTTCATTGATATGTTGGATGACTGTGAGTTCGACTCTGTTT CAAATAAGAGATTGGTGTATGAAGAAGTTAAGAAAGCTGTTGAGAGAGACCGGTCAATGGTGAAAGTTTCTGAATTGTCTAGGCATGGGCTTATGGAAATAACCAGAAAGAGG GTTCGACCTAGTGTGACGTTTATGATTAGCGAACCTTGCAGTTGCTGTCACGGTACTGGGAGAGTTGAAGCTTTGGAAACCTCCTTCTCAAAAATTGAACAAGAAATTTGCCGGTTGCTT GCAATGACAGAGGAGAAAGCTGACCCTGAAAATCCTAATTCCTGGCCAAGATTCATCCTGATGGTTGACCGCTTCATGTGTAACTACTTGACTTCAGGGAAAAGGACAAGACTGGCAATCTTGAGTAGTTCTCTCAAAGTCTGGATTCTTCTAAAG GTTGCCAGAGGTTTCACTAGGGGTGCGTTTGAGGTGAAACCTTTTACAGATGATAAAGTGAACATTAGTTCACATCAAGGTCCCATTTCGATGTTGCGACCAACAGAGGCTGGAACCTACAATCCCAGAAGGAATGTAACCCTCTTTCCAATCAAAAAATGGAAGACTGGTGGGAAATGA
- the LOC100256290 gene encoding ribonuclease E/G-like protein, chloroplastic isoform X3 translates to MASASLGATLMDFHEAPSHRRHLHLLSPRSSLFPSDRLLFPRYFYHHMPLENNVYRFTLCVGTHNSVLKSSIKSMRKGNSSTAFKGLCKVIWTIEADLEDGQLLYITGDPNVLGCWEPDMAVLMSPTEHTNLWKAEVKITCGINFKYNYFLKGDAWPSCDIIWKPGPEFSLLVPLHGKQDKKIMVRDSWMTSNARRPSAHIWGSWMEDSYFPAEHLISPPSRDEDEIAKCLKSDSLSKLFLDDLSVEDKSFSDNEDTISAMSKGLDSNGTVSMRDQPVEEPWLLQSSLIASKEEMVSNMSKNIDAAQVEVSHLKLLDQSYLHTEKLLPEEGTNLISKDDSVSTVILINSSICTMQRIAVLEDGSLVELLLEPVKSNVQCDSVYLGVVTKLVPHMGGAFVNIGSSRPSLMDIKRSREPFIFPPFHHGTKEKDNGSVFNTLRENPIAHENEHTSYDVEADDLREVDFQDDPVQFAHDDFEEHEVEDDFDVLIKKDLNGSIVDHGGVEVDFDDYSDGIENHIDSETINNFLPVELEKGFHDSQLPPLLEMKDSRQAYTVENKWAQVQKGTKIIVQVVKEGLGTKGPTLTAYPKLRSRFWVLLTCCNRIGVSKKISGVERTRLRVIAKTLQPKGFGLTVRTVAAGHTLEELQKDLEGLLSTWKNIVEHAKSAALAADEGVEGAIPVILHRAMGQTLSVVQDYFNEKVESMVVDSPRTYHEVTNYLQEIAPDLCDRVELYNKRVPLFDEFNIEEEINNILSKRVPLPNGGSLVIEQTEALVSIDVNGGHGMLGNGTSQEKAILDVNLAAAKQIARELRLRDIGGIIVVDFIDMLDDSNKRLVYEEVKKAVERDRSMVKVSELSRHGLMEITRKRVRPSVTFMISEPCSCCHGTGRVEALETSFSKIEQEICRLLAMTEEKADPENPNSWPRFILMVDRFMCNYLTSGKRTRLAILSSSLKVWILLKVARGFTRGAFEVKPFTDDKVNISSHQGPISMLRPTEAGTYNPRRNVTLFPIKKWKTGGK, encoded by the exons ATGGCTTCCGCTTCTCTAGGCGCAACCCTCATGGACTTCCACGAAGCTCCTTCTCACCGCCGCCACCTCCACCTCCTCTCTCCACGCTCTTCCCTTTTCCCCTCCGACCGCTTGCTATTCCC CAGGTACTTTTACCATCACATGCCGCTGGAGAATAATGTGTACAGATTCACTCTTTGTGTAGGCACTCATAATTCAGTCTTAAAGTCATCTATCAAGTCTATGAGGAAAG GCAACTCCAGCACCGCCTTCAAAGGGTTGTGCAAGGTCATTTGGACCATAGAAGCGGATTTGGAAGATGGGCAGCTTCTGTATATAACTGGGGATCCTAATGTCTTGGGTTGCTGGGAACCGGATATGGCTGTTCTAATGTCTCCTACTGAGCACACTAACTTATGGAAGGCTGAAGTCAAG ATAACTTGTGGGATAAATTTCAAgtataattatttcctaaaaggAGATGCATGGCCATCATGTGATATCATTTGGAAACCTGGCCCTGAATTTTCTCTATTGGTACCTCTTCATGGaaaacaagataaaaaaattatggtgcGGGATTCATGGATGACATCTAATGCCAGAAGGCCTTCAGCTCATATATGGGGGTCATGGATGGAGGATTCATACTTCCCTGCAGAACATTTGATCTCACCTCCCTCTAGAG ATGAAGATGAGATTGCCAAATGCCTTAAAAGTGATTCTCTGTCAAAGCTATTCTTAGATGATCTCTCAGTCGAGGATAAATCTTTCTCTGATAATGAGGATACAATTAGTGCTATGAGTAAAGGCTTAGATTCTAATGGAACAGTCTCTATGAGAGATCAGCCAGTTGAGGAGCCTTGGCTGCTCCAATCATCTCTTATTGCATCCAAGGAAGAGATGGTTTCCAACATGTCTAAAAATATAGATGCTGCACAAGTTGAGGTATCTCACTTAAAATTGCTTGATCAGAGTTACCTACATACAGAAAAGCTGTTGCCTGAAGAAGGGACTAATCTAATTTCTAAGGACGACTCTGTTTCTACTGTTATACTGATTAACTCTTCTATATGTACCATGCAAAGAATTGCTGTATTAGAAGACGGAAGTTTGGTTGAGTTATTGCTGGAACCAGTCAAAAGCAATGTGCAATGTGATAGTGTTTATTTAGGGGTTGTCACAAAACTTGTTCCTCACATGGGTGGTGCATTTGTAAATATCGGGAGTTCTAGACCTTCTCTTATGGACATAAAACGGAGTAGGGAACCATTCATATTCCCTCCATTTCATCatggaacaaaagaaaaagacaatggTTCTGTATTCAACACACTTAGAGAGAATCCTATAGCCCATGAAAATGAACACACATCATATGATGTCGAAGCTGATGATCTCAGAGAAGTTGACTTTCAGGATGATCCAGTACAATTTGCGCATGATGATTTTGAGGAGCATGAAGTTGAGGATGACTTTGATGTTCTTATTAAGAAAGATCTGAATGGCAGCATTGTCGATCATGGTGGGGTGGAAGTTGATTTTGATGACTACTCAGATGGAATAGAGAACCATATAGATAGTGAAACCATTAACAATTTCCTTCCTGTTGAATTAGAGAAAGGTTTTCATGATTCCCAGCTGCCCCCTCTTCTAGAGATGAAGGATTCTAGACAAGCATATACTGTTGAGAATAAGTGGGCACAGGTTCAGAAAGGCACCAAAATAATTGTACAAGTTGTTAAAGAGGGATTGGGTACAAAAGGTCCCACACTGACAGCTTATCCAAAATTAAGGAGCAGATTCTGG GTACTGCTTACTTGTTGCAACAGAATTGGAGTCTCAAAGAAAATTTCTGGCGTTGAGCGTACAAGATTGAGAGTCATTGCAAAAACTTTGCAGCCCAAGGGTTTTGGTCTGACTGTAAGGACTGTTGCTGCGGGTCATACCTTAGAGGAATTGCAGAAGGACTTGGAAGGCTTGCTCTCAACTTGGAAAAATATAGTGGAACATGCAAAATCTGCAGCTCTTGCAGCAGATGAAGGTGTGGAAGGGGCAATCCCTGTTATTTTGCATAGGGCAATGGGTCAAACTCTCTCCGTTGTCCAGGATTATTTCAATGAGAAG GTTGAGAGCATGGTAGTCGACTCACCAAGGACATATCATGAG GTTACTAACTACCTTCAGGAAATTGCTCCTGATCTTTGTGATCGAGTTGAGTTATACAATAAAAGGGTTCCTCTCTTTGATGAATTCAACATCGAAGAAGAGATCAATAATATTCTAAGTAAAAG GGTCCCACTCCCTAATGGAGGTTCTTTAGTGATTGAACAAACTGAGGCATTAGTCTCTATTGATGTGAATGGTGGGCACGGGATGCTTGGCAATGGCACTTCGCAAGAAAAAGCTATTCTTGATGTCAACCTTGCTGCAGCAAAACAA aTTGCAAGGGAGTTACGACTGAGAGATATTGGCGGCATCATCGTAGTAGATTTCATTGATATGTTGGATGACT CAAATAAGAGATTGGTGTATGAAGAAGTTAAGAAAGCTGTTGAGAGAGACCGGTCAATGGTGAAAGTTTCTGAATTGTCTAGGCATGGGCTTATGGAAATAACCAGAAAGAGG GTTCGACCTAGTGTGACGTTTATGATTAGCGAACCTTGCAGTTGCTGTCACGGTACTGGGAGAGTTGAAGCTTTGGAAACCTCCTTCTCAAAAATTGAACAAGAAATTTGCCGGTTGCTT GCAATGACAGAGGAGAAAGCTGACCCTGAAAATCCTAATTCCTGGCCAAGATTCATCCTGATGGTTGACCGCTTCATGTGTAACTACTTGACTTCAGGGAAAAGGACAAGACTGGCAATCTTGAGTAGTTCTCTCAAAGTCTGGATTCTTCTAAAG GTTGCCAGAGGTTTCACTAGGGGTGCGTTTGAGGTGAAACCTTTTACAGATGATAAAGTGAACATTAGTTCACATCAAGGTCCCATTTCGATGTTGCGACCAACAGAGGCTGGAACCTACAATCCCAGAAGGAATGTAACCCTCTTTCCAATCAAAAAATGGAAGACTGGTGGGAAATGA